The segment GGGTGCGACCCAACTGGTTAACCGGCTTAACCAGATTATCAAAGTTTCAATCCACGCACCCGCACGGGGTGCGACACCGGCGAATGAACCTCCCTCGGATAATGGTGAGTTTCAATCCACGCACCCGCACGGGGTGCGACTACTCGGTTTGGTGTTGGCTCACCGATGCAAATCGTTTCAATCCACGCACCCGCACGGGGTGCGACAGGTTATCAAGCTATTCCATAAGGTATTTGGCGTTTCAATCCACGCACCCGCACGGGGTGCGACTGAATAGGAAGGTCAGTCGCATCAAGTTCCAGTGTTTCAATCCACGCACCCGCACGGGGTGCGACCTATATTAGCAATGGTAAGTAGTGCATTTCAAGGTTTCAATCCACGCACCCGCACGGGGTGCGACCATTCAAGAGGAACTTGCTACTAAGGAGGGATGTTTCAATCCACGCACCCGCACGGGGTGCGACGCGGTCCGGTCAACCAGTATGTATATGTCAGTGTTTCAATCCACGCACCCGCACGGGGTGCGACTCGGTATCTCGTTTGACTTCTCGATGTCCGTAAGTTTCAATCCACGCACCCGCACGGGGTGCGACATATTCGGTAAATACATTCAAAAACCTGTAAGTGTTTCAATCCACGCACCCGCACGGGGTGCGACCCGCTTATCGGGAACATATACCAGCGGCCTGGTGTTTCAATCCACGCACCCGCACGGGGTGCGACCCATTTGTGTTTTAAGCGCATCCAACTGCGGCTGTTTCAATCCACGCACCCGCACGGGGTGCGACCAACCCAACCTGTTAACCTTGTTGACAAGGTGGTCGTTTCAATCCACGCACCCGCACGGGGTGCGACATTTTCGGCGGGGCAAAAGTCTCCTGGACCGGTGTTTCAATCCACGCACCCGCACGGGGTGCGACTATATGGTGCGTCGGCTTATTCCGCTGGAATGTGTTTCAATCCACGCACCCGCACGGGGTGCGACATCACGCTGGCCGGCTGGGAAGCAAAACAAAAGGGTTTCAATCCACGCACCCGCACGGGGTGCGACGGATCTCTGGGAGAACAGAATACTGCACAAAAAGTTTCAATCCACGCACCCGCACGGGGTGCGACATCTCTCCTTCAAGCACCTTGCGGGCGTACTCGTGTTTCAATCCACGCACCCGCACGGGGTGCGACCTCTGGCTACTGACATGGCTGGTTTGACTCCCGAGTTTCAATCCACGCACCCGCACGGGGTGCGACGTGACTGGCGTAGAAGCCCTGAAAGTCTGGATTGTTTCAATCCACGCACCCGCACGGGGTGCGACTATTTCCTACCGCGCCGGCACTCTTGATGAACTGTTTCAATCCACGCACCCGCACGGGGTGCGACTCTGCGTGACTCACAGGGTAGTTTATGGGCAGTGTTTCAATCCACGCACCCGCACGGGGTGCGACCAGTGTGGCAGAAAACTCATCTTTTAACCTGATTGTTTCAATCCACGCACCCGCACGGGGTGCGACGCAACCTTTACCGGCCATGGACCTGGTATTTTTGTTTCAATCCACGCACCCGCACGGGGTGCGACAGCATTTCCTGTGTTGTTCCGGATGCTCTCGGTGTTTCAATCCACGCACCCGCACGGGGTGCGACATGCCAACCCGACAACCGGAGGAACTGACATTGTTTCAATCCACGCACCCGCACGGGGTGCGACTCCAAGCTATTTGTTTTGTTACTGTACAAAATGTTTCAATCCACGCACCCGCACGGGGTGCGACAAGCATTTCCTGTGTTGTTCCGGATGCTCTCGGTGTTTCAATCCACGCACCCGCACGGGGTGCGACGCGGCAGAATTGCAGAGGAGGTGTATACGGCGAGTTTCAATCCACGCACCCGCACGGGGTGCGACTGTAGTTGATATTGAAGAAGCAAAGCAATTGTTGTTTCAATCCACGCACCCGCACGGGGTGCGACTGTCCATTTTAAGCCATAATAAAATCATGCTTTAAGACAAATAATCTCGCGAAACTAACAATATATTTCAATTTAATAAATATTTTTTTGCATAAAAAGATTCTAATAACCTTTCATTACAGACATGCGAACAACCCTGAAAAATCATGTTTACTTAGGGTTCGCATCAAATCATCAGAACCCCTTCTGGATCATACCCACACTTAGTGCCAACATGCTCAACACGATTTTTCCAGTTGTTCCCCAGAAAATAGAAGCGCACACTATCTTTCTCCGGATTAATAATCTTTTCTAAACGGTTTTTTAATATTGCGAATTGTGTTGGATCAAGCAAACATTCAAAAACAGAGTTTTGAACACGTTGTCCATAATTAACGCATTGTTTAGCCACTTTTCTGAGGCGACTTTTGCCCGAAACTGTCGTAACATTCACATCATAGGTAATTAAAACCATCAATGTCAACACCTCACTTCCAGAAAAACGGCGGATAATCTTCCATGTCACCCCGCATATGCCTTGCCAGTAGCAAAGCCTGTACATATGGAACAAGCCCCAGAGGAATTTTTTCTCCCAAATAAGGATGTGTGATTACCTCTTGTTTTCGTTTTTGCCAGGCAGTCAACACTTCCTTGCGGGTATCATCTTCCATTATCACAGCACCATTTTCTTTTACATTAAATCCATCGGAAGAAATTTGATTACGGTTAATTAATGTCACCGCCAGCCTATCCACTAAATGAGGCCGCATTTCTTCCATAACATCCAATGCAAGACTTGGGCGTCCAGGTCGATCCCGATGCAGGAATCCAACCTGGGGGTCCAACCCGACACTCTCCAAGGCAGCCACAACTTCATGAGTAAGCAATGTATATAAAAACGATAGCAAAGCATTTATTCGATCCGTCGGAGGTCTTCGATTCCTGTTAATCATCTGGAAATCATCTTTTTGATTCAGTATCAGCTTATTAAAATTAGAAAAATAGAGATGCGCAGCCTCTCCTTCAATTCCTCGTATAGCGCTTCCATCTGCTGCTCTTTCCAATCGCTCCGGCATTCTTGCCAATAACACGAGTGAATCTCTCAAATTATTATCAACAATCTCCGGATGATCTCGCAACACACGGTGTAATACGGCTCGGCTATTGATAATTTTGGCTGCAACAAATCGCCGGGATAAGCGGGATGATATAGTCTCATCATCCGACCAGCGATACTGGGTGCGTCTCAATAGAACATTGCCGGATATATTGCCTGTTATGCGGCCCATAAACTTACCGTATGTTGTTAGAAAAGAAAGCGCCACACCGCGTTCACAACATAAATACATCAGTTTAGGACTTGCTCCTGCAAATCCAAAGCACACGATGCCTTCTAAATTATGCACAGGAATACGAAACCTGATTTCATCCTCAATTTTAACGAGAACATTTTCACCATCACATGCTAAATAAGCATCCGGCATAGTTACATAGAGTGTATTTAGAAGCCGTCTCAAAGATCATCCACCTCCACGCGGCACATGCGCGACAGGTAATCCTCTACCGGGCGATGACGTAACATCCAGTATGGCTGACAGTACTCAGTGAGAGAACATTGAGAACAATGTTTCCCTTTTTGTGCTTTGGGTGTTAGCCCCTCACGCGCTAGCTGATGCATGCGTATGGAAAGTTCGATAGTATGCTGTCTAAGTCGTAGATCTAATGTAACCAATTCGCGGTGTTTGGTTTTTCCATAAAAGAGAAACCCTGAAGAAATGGATACTTGTAACATTTCTTCCAGCGCCATGGCTTGCGCACATAATTGAACAGCATCCCGGTCATCAGGTTTGGGTCGCCCCCGCTTATATTCAATAGGAACCGGACGCCACCAACCCTCGCGGTTTTCCAGGTGGCAGGTTTCACCTTCAATATTAATCTTGCTTTGATGGAATTCTACAACATCCGCTATGCCCCGTAGTCCAAGTGCATGTGAGATAATCGGCATGCTTCTGACAACCCGCAATTTCTTACGGCTTTCATCTTTGAAGGGATCGTCCGCGCGATCATGGAGTTGCTTTCCCTCTACAGTGCGAACATTCTCCGCCCAGATTTGCTCCAGGTGAATGAGCGCCCATTGCCGCTCACAAAAAGCCATATGTTGGATGCCAGAGAGAAGGAGAAAGTCTTCGTCTGAATAAAGCATCATCAGTGCTCAATAATCGTGACACCGCCAGGTTTCCCGGCATGATTGACATTGATAGCGTAATCATCGAAAGCCCTTGGCGGTTTGGTGTCATCAATGCGCTTGGCAGTTACCAAATCGAACAGTTTGTGTGCGGGAGCCTTACCCAGCGGCGTCTCATGTTCAAATATGATCAACTTCCGGCTTGCCATTTTTCCGCGAGCGGCGGAGTGGTCGTGCTCAAACATATTCATCAAAGACTCCCAAAAGAGCTCCAAATCAGCCTCTGAAAAACCTGTCTTTTGTGCCAGCGGGGCCGAGATATAGCCTTCCGCGCGATAGAGCGCATATGGTATTATGTGTTTGCGCCCCATAGTGCGTTCCTTATCCGCATCTTTTTTATTGGCCACAGCCATACGGGTAATGGTTATTTCCTGGGGGACAACCGGATCCAAACTCCTTGCAAAGCTGAACTGGACCGGGCCACGCACCTGGCCACAATTCACTTCCATTGCCATGACCGCGCCAAAAGCTCGAATGTCATAGAACCGGTCACACATATACTTCGTTACTTGTTTAGCTTGTTCGGGATCTTTAGGGAGCTTTTTGGGTTCCGGCTTGATTTTGAGCTCCGTATATGCTTCTTCGTGAAGATCATTCAAAACAGCTTTTTCCCGGACATAAATATCGAAGGGACTCTTTCCTCCTTGCGCCAGCTCAATATAGTTCCGCACTTTTCGCTTCAGGCATACGTCTGTGACAATGCCGTGGCTGGTTTCCGGATCGATTCGCGGCATATTCCCGGCATCGGGATCACCGTTGGGATTGCCGTTTTCCACTTCAAAAAACAGTACGAACTCATAACGCTTATTCAATATGCTGCTCATTTTATCAACCTTCCTTTTGTTCATTATTTTCATTTTTTGTATAATTGGCTTGGTTCTGATGGTAATACCCGAGTATGAAAAGTCCCTGCTCTTCCATATTCAAATGCGCCGGAAACGCATCCAGTCCGTTCATTACCTCCTGGATTTTTCGTTCTGACAGGTTTCCGTATTCAGATTTAGACAGATGATGCCGGGATAAACGCAACAGCAATGGAAACACCGAACCGGGAGTCGCGGAAGCCGCTCCGAAGTAACGATCCCGAATGGTGGCATTGATATTGCTTCCCAAAGCATCTTTCTGGGCTTTTTCCAGCAAGGAAAACAGTCTTCCCAGCAGATACGCATTATTAGTATTGTTTTCATTCAAACTCACAGTGATCATCGCCTCCCTTTCAGGCTGTTTTTGAATACGGTACTTTCTCGTTAAAAACGCTTTGATTACAGCCGCGCGTATGGTGTTTACGCCGCCATGCTCACCCCCGGTCCGGCAGCGAATTATCGCTGCGTTGTAAATGGGTTGAGGATACATCTGGCCTGACAGGATTGTCTTCAGCAGTTGACCTCCAAGC is part of the Pelotomaculum isophthalicicum JI genome and harbors:
- the cas2 gene encoding CRISPR-associated endonuclease Cas2, whose translation is MMVLITYDVNVTTVSGKSRLRKVAKQCVNYGQRVQNSVFECLLDPTQFAILKNRLEKIINPEKDSVRFYFLGNNWKNRVEHVGTKCGYDPEGVLMI
- the cas1c gene encoding type I-C CRISPR-associated endonuclease Cas1c; translated protein: MRRLLNTLYVTMPDAYLACDGENVLVKIEDEIRFRIPVHNLEGIVCFGFAGASPKLMYLCCERGVALSFLTTYGKFMGRITGNISGNVLLRRTQYRWSDDETISSRLSRRFVAAKIINSRAVLHRVLRDHPEIVDNNLRDSLVLLARMPERLERAADGSAIRGIEGEAAHLYFSNFNKLILNQKDDFQMINRNRRPPTDRINALLSFLYTLLTHEVVAALESVGLDPQVGFLHRDRPGRPSLALDVMEEMRPHLVDRLAVTLINRNQISSDGFNVKENGAVIMEDDTRKEVLTAWQKRKQEVITHPYLGEKIPLGLVPYVQALLLARHMRGDMEDYPPFFWK
- the cas4 gene encoding CRISPR-associated protein Cas4, with the translated sequence MMLYSDEDFLLLSGIQHMAFCERQWALIHLEQIWAENVRTVEGKQLHDRADDPFKDESRKKLRVVRSMPIISHALGLRGIADVVEFHQSKINIEGETCHLENREGWWRPVPIEYKRGRPKPDDRDAVQLCAQAMALEEMLQVSISSGFLFYGKTKHRELVTLDLRLRQHTIELSIRMHQLAREGLTPKAQKGKHCSQCSLTEYCQPYWMLRHRPVEDYLSRMCRVEVDDL
- the cas7c gene encoding type I-C CRISPR-associated protein Cas7/Csd2; the encoded protein is MSSILNKRYEFVLFFEVENGNPNGDPDAGNMPRIDPETSHGIVTDVCLKRKVRNYIELAQGGKSPFDIYVREKAVLNDLHEEAYTELKIKPEPKKLPKDPEQAKQVTKYMCDRFYDIRAFGAVMAMEVNCGQVRGPVQFSFARSLDPVVPQEITITRMAVANKKDADKERTMGRKHIIPYALYRAEGYISAPLAQKTGFSEADLELFWESLMNMFEHDHSAARGKMASRKLIIFEHETPLGKAPAHKLFDLVTAKRIDDTKPPRAFDDYAINVNHAGKPGGVTIIEH